DNA from Flavobacteriales bacterium:
TGGTCCATGCCAGGCTGATGGGCAGCAGCGAGCTGAAGATGATGCCCACGTAAGGGATCATGGTGGCCACGGCCGTGAGCATGCCGAAGAGCAGCGCGTTGGGCACGCCGAGCAGCACGAAGCCCAGCGTGTTGAGCGCGCCCACGATGAGGTAGACCTGCGCCATGCCGCCGATGAAGCGCGCGTAGTTGGTGATGGCCCGCTGCAGCAGGCCGGGCATGCGCGGCGCCCATTCCGCCGGCACCAGCGCGGTGAGCGCCTGCACGTAGGTGCGCCGGTTGTAGAGCAGCAGCGCGGTGAACACCGGGATGATGAAGAGGTTGAAGAGCATGCCGAAGAGTGCGTTCAGCACCGTGCCCATGTAGGGCGCCACGCGGCCGGGCAGGTTGTCCACCAGCGGCCCCCACCAGTCGTTGCGGTGGTCGCGCGCCAGGTCGGTGAGCACCTGGTTGAGCCAGGCCCACAGCGCGCCGAAGCCGGTGCTGCTCCCGCCGGTGAGCGTGGGCACGCGGTCGAGGAAGGCGCTCACCTGCCACAGCAGCAGCGCCAGCAGCCCCCCGAAGAGCAGCGCCACGGTGAGCAGCCCCGTGCCGATGGCGGCCCAGCGCGGCAGGCCCCGGCGCTCGAGCCGCGCCACCAGGGGGTAGAGCACCAGCGCCACCAGCAGGCCATAAAGCAGCGGGATCAGCACCGCGCGGCCCAGGTAGAGCAGCGCGATGACGCAGAGGGCGATGAGCAGGTTGCGGAGCAGGGGGGAGGGCTGCACCCGACGAAAGTAGCCAGCGCGCACCGAGCGCCTCCTGTCAGCGGTCAGCGGCGCCCATCCGGCGGCGGTGCCACCCATGCACCGCACGGCGCTGCGTGGCGCGGGCGCCGCATCTTTGCCGCGCACCCTGCGCAATGGCAT
Protein-coding regions in this window:
- a CDS encoding AI-2E family transporter; the protein is MQPSPLLRNLLIALCVIALLYLGRAVLIPLLYGLLVALVLYPLVARLERRGLPRWAAIGTGLLTVALLFGGLLALLLWQVSAFLDRVPTLTGGSSTGFGALWAWLNQVLTDLARDHRNDWWGPLVDNLPGRVAPYMGTVLNALFGMLFNLFIIPVFTALLLYNRRTYVQALTALVPAEWAPRMPGLLQRAITNYARFIGGMAQVYLIVGALNTLGFVLLGVPNALLFGMLTAVATMIPYVGIIFSSLLPISLAWTTTGSIWMPIGVIAVLGTVQYLEANLIFPKVVGGKLGLSTMASLVIIFAGGALWGVAGMILLLPLASIAVLVSREVPGWKAVRLLLGDGS